In one Aeromicrobium wangtongii genomic region, the following are encoded:
- a CDS encoding TadE/TadG family type IV pilus assembly protein, producing MSTRSEKGSASIFVIGMSLVLLVCAGLVVDGGLAINARMRVADDAEQAARVGADSIDVTELRSGGALKIDGDLARQRAAGYLQDRGYVAGQYTVDADGNAVIVEVQDTTETALLKLVNIKNFVVNGRATAEPATEPD from the coding sequence GCAGCGAGAAGGGATCGGCGTCGATCTTCGTCATCGGCATGTCGTTGGTCCTGCTGGTGTGCGCAGGTCTCGTCGTGGACGGCGGACTGGCCATCAACGCCAGGATGCGGGTGGCCGACGACGCCGAGCAGGCCGCACGTGTCGGGGCGGACTCGATCGACGTCACGGAGCTGCGCAGCGGCGGTGCCCTGAAGATCGACGGGGACCTGGCCCGGCAGCGTGCTGCCGGGTACCTGCAGGACCGGGGCTACGTGGCCGGCCAGTACACCGTCGACGCGGACGGCAACGCCGTCATCGTCGAGGTCCAGGACACCACTGAGACCGCGCTGCTCAAGCTGGTCAACATCAAGAACTTCGTGGTCAACGGCCGCGCCACCGCCGAGCCCGCCACCGAGCCGGACTGA